A region from the Phycisphaeraceae bacterium genome encodes:
- a CDS encoding NADH-quinone oxidoreductase subunit M: MDWLAKYLLPLLVLLPLLGGIAIAFLPRGRESTARSSALFWSLLTFALSVLMACRFNYSTDGSFDPSAVMQFDSSITWVPSFGLSFGFGIDSLSLWLVLLTTFLMPIVILGSATALSDAVKPRVKEYYLWLLILEAAMVGTFVATDLVFFYICFEFTLIPLYFLIGIFGSTQRLKAARVFFLYTFTGSMLTFAGVLYVAWFNTTLDPVIFQGAGAWTFDIHTLYGAARQMSDTQQMWVLLALLAGFAVKVPLFPVHTWLPLAHTEAPTAGSVILAGVLLKLGTYGLLRFAIPMTPVAAVKAAPYIATFAIIGILYTALVCWVQKDIKKLIAYSSVSHLGFCVLGMFAMNRIGIGGSVLYMINHGLSTGALFICIGILYERFHTREMAQMSGLARVMPVWAFFMVFFCFASVGLPGLNGFVGEFLTLLGAFTSQQVLGRPYAVIATLGMILAAIYILYMVGRVVWGPLKIPAAHGHEHGGHDHGHGHAHVKDLNGREIATLLPLAVACLWLGLFPTPILRTIEPVSDRLTAPVAAIVDPDRLQGGTNIKVIDADLSVMLNPQSEIPKAPKAPETPGASDAPKHSDDSEPLKAPALPEAVEGME; encoded by the coding sequence ATGGATTGGCTGGCTAAATATCTGCTCCCTCTGCTGGTACTTCTGCCGCTGCTCGGCGGCATCGCCATCGCATTCCTGCCCCGCGGCAGGGAATCGACCGCGCGAAGCTCCGCGCTCTTCTGGTCGCTGCTGACTTTTGCGCTGTCAGTCCTGATGGCCTGCCGATTCAATTACAGCACCGACGGCAGCTTTGACCCCAGCGCGGTCATGCAGTTCGACAGCAGCATCACCTGGGTTCCCAGCTTCGGCTTGAGCTTCGGATTTGGCATCGACTCGCTTTCACTCTGGCTGGTGCTGCTGACGACGTTCCTGATGCCGATCGTCATTCTCGGTTCGGCGACGGCACTGAGCGACGCGGTCAAGCCCCGCGTCAAAGAGTATTACCTCTGGCTGCTGATCCTCGAAGCGGCGATGGTCGGCACGTTCGTCGCCACCGACCTGGTTTTCTTCTACATCTGCTTCGAGTTCACACTCATCCCGCTCTACTTCCTCATTGGCATCTTCGGTTCGACGCAGCGGCTCAAGGCAGCAAGGGTATTTTTCCTCTACACCTTCACGGGTTCAATGCTGACCTTCGCGGGAGTGCTTTACGTCGCGTGGTTCAACACGACACTCGACCCCGTGATCTTTCAGGGGGCTGGTGCGTGGACGTTTGATATCCATACGCTTTACGGTGCTGCAAGGCAGATGTCGGACACGCAGCAGATGTGGGTGCTGCTGGCCCTGCTGGCGGGTTTCGCGGTGAAGGTACCGCTGTTCCCGGTCCACACGTGGCTGCCGCTGGCACACACCGAGGCCCCCACCGCAGGCTCGGTCATCCTCGCGGGTGTGCTGCTGAAGCTGGGAACTTACGGACTGCTCCGTTTTGCCATCCCCATGACACCCGTCGCGGCGGTCAAGGCGGCCCCATACATCGCGACGTTCGCCATCATCGGCATCCTCTACACCGCGTTGGTCTGCTGGGTTCAGAAAGACATCAAGAAACTCATCGCCTATTCGTCGGTCTCGCACCTGGGCTTCTGCGTCCTGGGGATGTTCGCGATGAACCGCATCGGAATCGGCGGGTCCGTGCTTTACATGATTAACCACGGCCTCTCGACCGGCGCATTGTTCATCTGCATCGGCATCCTCTATGAGCGATTCCACACCCGCGAAATGGCGCAGATGTCCGGCCTGGCGCGAGTCATGCCCGTCTGGGCGTTCTTCATGGTGTTCTTCTGCTTCGCCAGCGTCGGCCTGCCCGGACTCAATGGCTTTGTCGGTGAGTTCCTCACGCTGCTAGGCGCGTTCACTTCGCAGCAGGTGCTTGGTCGTCCCTATGCCGTCATCGCGACACTGGGAATGATCCTTGCCGCGATCTACATCCTCTACATGGTCGGCCGTGTCGTGTGGGGTCCGCTGAAAATTCCCGCCGCACACGGGCACGAACACGGCGGACACGATCACGGTCACGGTCACGCGCATGTGAAGGATCTGAACGGCCGCGAGATTGCGACCCTGCTCCCGCTGGCGGTCGCCTGTCTCTGGCTGGGTCTGTTCCCCACGCCGATCCTTCGCACCATCGAGCCTGTCTCTGATCGGCTCACCGCGCCGGTGGCGGCTATCGTCGATCCCGACCGCTTGCAGGGCGGCACCAACATCAAAGTGATCGACGCTGACTTGTCCGTCATGCTCAACCCGCAAAGCGAAATTCCGAAAGCCCCGAAAGCACCGGAAACTCCAGGGGCGTCGGATGCGCCGAAGCACTCGGATGACTCGGAACCCCTGAAAGCTCCGGCTCTCCCCGAAGCGGTGGAGGGTATGGAATGA
- a CDS encoding aminoacyl-tRNA hydrolase, producing the protein MKLIVGLGNPGPEYAKSRHNAGFMVVDRLATRHRLADGAPAKEKFHAGVLEGTIAGQKCLVMQPLTFMNRSGLAIVEATAFYKLEPRDLIVVVDDLALDCGRIRLRADGSAGGHNGLADVERALGTTTYPRLRIGIDSRGRIPQVDYVLGRFSPDQESRLEPALDLSCDAIECWLREGIDKAMTRYNSAATTSE; encoded by the coding sequence ATGAAGCTCATCGTCGGTCTTGGTAATCCCGGCCCGGAATACGCCAAATCCCGTCATAACGCGGGATTCATGGTCGTGGACCGTCTGGCGACAAGGCATAGACTTGCTGACGGTGCGCCGGCAAAGGAGAAATTCCACGCCGGGGTGCTTGAGGGAACGATCGCCGGCCAGAAATGCCTGGTCATGCAGCCGCTGACGTTCATGAATCGCTCTGGTCTGGCGATCGTCGAGGCGACGGCGTTCTACAAACTCGAACCGCGCGATCTCATCGTAGTGGTGGACGACCTGGCGCTCGACTGCGGACGAATCCGCCTCCGTGCCGACGGCAGCGCGGGCGGACATAACGGTCTGGCGGATGTCGAACGTGCCCTGGGCACGACAACCTATCCGCGACTGCGCATCGGCATCGACTCACGCGGACGCATCCCGCAGGTTGATTACGTGCTCGGACGATTCAGTCCCGATCAGGAATCACGCCTGGAACCCGCGCTTGATCTGTCCTGTGATGCGATCGAATGCTGGCTCCGCGAGGGAATCGACAAGGCGATGACCCGTTACAACTCCGCCGCGACGACGAGCGAATAA
- a CDS encoding 50S ribosomal protein L25: protein MAKREIPKVKVQHRDRLGSRYAARLRKAGQLPVVIYGHKKEAVHASANAEEIHDLLHRNTHLVEVVVDKSTEPCLVKEVQWDHLGSVIVHLDLARVDLNERVKVEVPLVLVGEAPGLKETGAILEHPFTEIEVECLATEIPDNVKADVSSLKVDDTLTVKDIKLPEGVTTTLDPDTIIAVITVVKEEVVEVAAPAEGGAEPEVIGKKAEEGAEGEAPAAGAKPAGGAAAAKK from the coding sequence ATGGCCAAGCGAGAGATTCCCAAGGTAAAGGTTCAACACCGCGATCGTCTGGGCAGCCGTTACGCCGCCCGCCTGCGCAAAGCAGGCCAGCTCCCGGTGGTGATCTACGGTCACAAGAAGGAAGCGGTCCACGCTTCCGCCAACGCGGAGGAAATCCATGACCTGCTCCACCGCAACACGCACCTGGTTGAGGTCGTCGTGGACAAGTCCACCGAGCCTTGCCTGGTCAAGGAAGTGCAGTGGGACCACCTGGGATCGGTCATCGTTCACCTGGACCTGGCGCGCGTTGACCTCAATGAACGGGTCAAGGTCGAAGTGCCTCTGGTGCTCGTCGGCGAAGCCCCCGGCCTCAAGGAGACCGGTGCGATTCTCGAACACCCGTTCACCGAAATCGAGGTCGAGTGTCTGGCAACCGAAATCCCCGACAACGTCAAGGCTGACGTGAGCAGCCTCAAGGTTGACGACACACTGACCGTCAAGGACATCAAGCTGCCTGAAGGCGTGACGACCACGCTGGACCCGGACACGATCATCGCGGTTATCACCGTCGTGAAGGAAGAGGTCGTGGAAGTCGCAGCCCCCGCCGAAGGCGGTGCGGAACCCGAAGTCATCGGCAAGAAAGCCGAGGAAGGCGCCGAGGGCGAGGCCCCGGCAGCCGGTGCCAAACCCGCAGGCGGTGCGGCAGCAGCCAAGAAGTAA
- a CDS encoding ribose-phosphate pyrophosphokinase, translated as MSRADRDYLKIFCGRASRDLCESICKYLDLPVGQGHTDLFPDGELLVKLEEDVRGRDCYVVQSTYHPVNAHLMELLIYIDCLKRASARRVTAVIPYFGYARQDRKDEGRTPITAKLVANLITTAGADRVLAMDMHAEQIQGFFDIPVDHLHAAPVIVDYFDSIRAELGDIVVVSPDVGNAKMANKYANWLGGDLAIVNKKRKSSSEVLSDSIIGEVKGKTALMFDDMISTAGTMVEAAKLVKANGASDVMAACTHPVLVGLAMERLADSPISKVVVTDTIPCGPRCKTIESKLVELSVAELLGEAIHRIHHNQSVSSLFRKNGGNPGHNG; from the coding sequence ATGAGCCGCGCCGATCGTGACTACCTCAAAATATTCTGCGGCCGCGCCAGCCGGGATTTGTGCGAAAGCATCTGCAAATACCTCGACCTGCCGGTCGGTCAGGGACACACTGATCTGTTTCCCGACGGCGAGCTGCTCGTCAAACTCGAAGAAGACGTGCGCGGCCGGGATTGCTACGTCGTCCAATCGACGTATCACCCCGTCAATGCCCACCTGATGGAACTGCTGATCTATATCGACTGCCTCAAACGCGCCAGCGCCCGCCGCGTAACTGCGGTGATTCCGTATTTCGGTTACGCACGGCAGGACCGCAAGGATGAAGGCCGCACGCCGATCACCGCCAAGCTCGTCGCCAATCTCATCACGACCGCCGGAGCCGATCGCGTGCTGGCGATGGACATGCACGCGGAGCAGATTCAGGGATTTTTCGATATTCCGGTGGATCACCTGCACGCTGCGCCGGTTATCGTCGATTACTTCGACAGCATACGTGCCGAGCTGGGCGACATCGTCGTCGTCAGCCCCGATGTGGGCAACGCAAAGATGGCCAACAAATACGCCAACTGGCTCGGCGGCGATCTGGCGATCGTCAACAAAAAACGCAAGAGCAGTTCCGAGGTGCTTTCCGACAGCATCATCGGCGAGGTCAAAGGCAAGACCGCGCTGATGTTCGATGACATGATCAGCACCGCGGGCACCATGGTCGAGGCTGCGAAACTCGTCAAAGCCAACGGCGCTAGCGATGTGATGGCCGCCTGCACGCACCCTGTGCTCGTCGGCCTGGCGATGGAACGCCTCGCGGACTCGCCCATCAGCAAGGTCGTCGTCACCGATACGATCCCCTGCGGCCCTCGCTGCAAAACGATCGAGTCAAAGCTCGTCGAGCTAAGCGTCGCTGAGCTTCTGGGCGAAGCGATTCACCGCATCCACCACAACCAGTCGGTTTCCAGCCTCTTCCGCAAGAACGGCGGGAATCCGGGACACAACGGCTGA
- a CDS encoding NADH-quinone oxidoreductase subunit N — protein MLDKIAGIWPEIALLIGAVISMLLGLSRSVRVRRAMVWIAGLSLVAAAALVACRQMHLHTSPDVSAPGIAALAGTSMTAFVKLIVCFVGLILLLIAASVPDELTLTAGIESGRDNFDSSLVMRGEFYAFFLFSLAGVMLSAGASDLIWLFLALELTSLPTYVMVATSRDRIRAQEAGVKYFFLGALAAAVFLYGFALIYGATGQTEFGAIREVIARDGLNALGLTGFVLALVGISFKIAAFPMHFYAADVYEGAPTPVTAFLAFVPKTAGFVSIIILLSLLPAAGGLPHEISWLIWIVAAATMTVGNVLGLLQSNVKRVLAYSSIAHTGYMLVGLLALHANSNDPVGNGAAAILFYLVAYGLATSGAFAVLGSLQTRGEESQTFDDISGLSARNPGLASIMLISVLSLIGLPPLVGFIGKIYLFGSAIAHSSDHPEYVWLVVIAVINSAISAVYYLRIVGAMFFGQATAETTARPGSARRIGAAVAAIGALVLGVAGGRFVDAARDATRTTPTTTAVKAPAAPLAQSR, from the coding sequence ATGCTCGACAAAATTGCCGGCATCTGGCCTGAAATCGCATTGCTGATCGGCGCGGTGATTTCGATGCTCCTGGGGCTGTCCCGCTCGGTGAGAGTCCGCCGCGCGATGGTATGGATCGCGGGGCTTTCGCTGGTCGCGGCTGCAGCGCTGGTGGCCTGCCGCCAGATGCACCTTCACACCTCGCCGGACGTGTCCGCTCCGGGGATCGCGGCTCTGGCGGGCACTTCCATGACCGCGTTTGTCAAGCTCATCGTCTGCTTTGTGGGACTCATTCTCCTGCTCATTGCTGCGTCCGTGCCCGATGAGTTGACGCTGACGGCCGGCATCGAATCGGGGCGTGACAATTTCGACTCCAGCCTCGTGATGCGCGGCGAGTTCTACGCTTTCTTCCTGTTCAGCCTCGCGGGGGTGATGCTTTCGGCTGGTGCGAGCGACCTGATCTGGCTGTTCCTGGCGTTGGAGCTGACCAGCCTGCCGACCTACGTCATGGTCGCTACGTCGCGCGACCGAATCAGAGCGCAGGAAGCGGGAGTGAAGTATTTCTTTCTCGGCGCACTGGCGGCGGCGGTATTCCTCTATGGCTTCGCATTGATCTACGGCGCGACGGGGCAGACGGAGTTCGGTGCGATCCGTGAAGTGATCGCCCGGGACGGACTCAACGCACTGGGATTGACCGGCTTTGTTCTGGCGCTGGTCGGCATCTCGTTCAAGATCGCTGCCTTCCCGATGCACTTCTATGCGGCTGATGTTTACGAAGGCGCACCGACGCCGGTGACCGCTTTCCTGGCTTTCGTACCCAAGACGGCGGGCTTCGTCTCGATCATCATCCTGCTGTCGCTGCTTCCGGCTGCCGGCGGGCTGCCACACGAAATCTCGTGGCTCATCTGGATCGTGGCGGCGGCAACGATGACCGTCGGTAACGTGCTCGGCCTGCTCCAGAGCAACGTCAAGCGAGTGCTGGCATACAGCTCGATCGCCCATACCGGGTACATGCTCGTCGGCCTGCTCGCGCTGCACGCCAACTCCAACGATCCGGTCGGTAACGGTGCTGCTGCGATCCTGTTCTATCTCGTCGCGTACGGTCTGGCGACCAGCGGAGCCTTCGCGGTACTCGGATCGCTCCAAACACGCGGGGAGGAATCGCAGACCTTTGACGACATCTCCGGCCTCTCGGCGCGGAACCCCGGTCTGGCGTCGATCATGCTCATCTCCGTCCTCTCGCTCATCGGCCTGCCGCCGCTGGTCGGCTTCATCGGCAAGATTTATCTCTTCGGCTCCGCCATCGCTCACTCCAGCGACCATCCTGAATACGTCTGGCTGGTCGTCATCGCTGTAATCAACAGCGCGATCTCCGCGGTGTACTACCTCCGCATCGTCGGGGCGATGTTCTTCGGCCAGGCGACGGCGGAGACGACCGCCCGCCCCGGCTCGGCGCGTCGCATCGGCGCGGCTGTCGCGGCGATCGGCGCGCTGGTTCTGGGTGTCGCCGGCGGACGGTTTGTCGATGCGGCTCGTGATGCCACACGGACGACGCCGACGACTACCGCTGTCAAAGCACCCGCTGCTCCGCTGGCGCAGTCCCGGTAA
- a CDS encoding NTP transferase domain-containing protein, whose protein sequence is MIKPSCKTSDAPQAIILAAGKGTRMNSDLPKVVHRVADKPMVWWVAEACRQAGVTRCVVVVGYGADKVRESLAGRSDCVFVEQKEQLGTGHATRMAEPVFTGQPVSDVFILAGDGPLIRARTLAQLLQVHRQTDSAATLATAILDDPSGYGRVIRNPSDRSFDRIVEQKDASPDQLKVREINPSYYCFRSDLLFAGLSQVKNTNSQREYYLTDVPALLKAQGHRVGVVDAVPAADVLSINTPEQLAQVDRILRARLAEDGVASSPSTTPPSKRVSA, encoded by the coding sequence ATGATCAAGCCGAGCTGTAAAACTTCGGACGCGCCGCAGGCGATCATTCTCGCCGCAGGCAAGGGCACACGGATGAACAGCGACCTGCCCAAGGTCGTGCATCGCGTCGCTGACAAGCCGATGGTCTGGTGGGTGGCCGAGGCCTGCCGTCAGGCGGGCGTGACGCGGTGCGTGGTGGTCGTCGGTTACGGCGCGGATAAAGTGCGGGAGTCGCTCGCCGGTCGATCTGATTGCGTGTTTGTCGAGCAGAAAGAACAGCTGGGCACTGGCCACGCGACACGGATGGCTGAACCGGTTTTCACCGGCCAGCCCGTGTCCGATGTTTTCATTCTCGCCGGCGACGGCCCGCTGATCCGTGCCCGGACGCTGGCGCAGCTCCTTCAGGTTCACCGTCAGACGGACTCCGCCGCGACACTGGCTACCGCGATCCTTGACGATCCGTCGGGTTACGGCCGCGTCATTCGCAACCCGTCGGACCGCTCCTTCGATCGGATCGTCGAGCAGAAGGACGCCTCGCCGGACCAGCTCAAAGTGCGTGAGATCAATCCGAGCTATTACTGCTTCCGCAGCGATCTGCTTTTTGCCGGCCTTTCGCAGGTGAAAAACACCAACAGCCAGCGTGAGTATTACCTGACCGATGTACCCGCACTGCTCAAAGCACAAGGTCACCGCGTCGGCGTCGTCGATGCGGTGCCCGCCGCGGATGTTCTCTCGATCAACACGCCCGAGCAGTTGGCTCAGGTGGATCGCATCCTCCGCGCCCGTCTGGCGGAGGATGGCGTCGCGTCTTCTCCATCCACGACCCCTCCATCAAAAAGGGTCTCCGCATGA
- a CDS encoding beta-galactosidase trimerization domain-containing protein: MTQRTLSTVCLLLALLTLALPTRASIDPAKIPLFQWRARITSTGGAAPAADKKFSFSLTGVEGSVATTGDAWSAWTAFTRANAATSVGQHIYPNVYMNDFPLVLHLGIPGAADPTLVEAEIKFDGSDTAIPLSGDLFTGDLGVMIYKEGDTPKAATMATYNHRYWKAFEGAPGKRPQKFFIVDRFIGGDGDRRNWNEGIHELSLGGFNGIMLPSNKLIREMLLTTGNRRTAWAVYSPPGYVFDYDPKQATDLTKWAQDQAKPYLSAGYDAKDMAVFAMGDEPGWYYPATFKQLEANDKAMTRFHNYMREHLQADGIAPHQVNATNWEELKPIGRSAAKDLPTKRLFYWTMRFFAWDSSRYYAEASKALEDAFYPGLPTFTNWNFFAGRLYVPGPVANNADKTSPDAAMGGQDWFEFARMKGGQCLWTEDWFHDSQAWQWSFYCAKLRSAAVLSGIEFGGYVIPRTAGDRTDGILQKIITIAGSGGKGIKYFVFGPEYNFPGNCYSENVKVLPKMAEAHAMIADAEELLYPGRRPRAQVAILMPRSAQMWDEMNEPIAKVISDATNTNLNAGTVDYMAEIFDLYTALQHANIPVDFLDEDSMNEKELAPYKVLYVTEPDVPVEAQQQIGEWTRKGGTLVTFPGAAKYDRYHESSEVLSNITGLRESAYSRMLMRNLSTLHAVGVGKGELGDFTAIGKRSDIDETDMMIGAKFNDGRPAIARRNVGRGEVIHYTWWPGISYAATPKEKKDGLPVGWSESIRRWIVFPTQKAGVIRPVETNRALVETPLLLSDGGAVVTILNWTGEPIEKLELTVRLPFDVKSVTSVKQGAVKFKRSGEEVKFTLPAGSADFVLIHRK; encoded by the coding sequence ATGACTCAGCGAACCCTCTCCACCGTTTGCCTGCTCCTCGCATTGTTGACCCTCGCTCTGCCGACAAGAGCGTCGATCGATCCGGCAAAAATCCCGCTCTTTCAATGGCGGGCACGCATCACCTCGACCGGCGGTGCTGCACCGGCTGCTGACAAAAAGTTTTCCTTCTCCCTCACCGGCGTGGAAGGCTCGGTCGCGACAACCGGCGACGCATGGAGTGCGTGGACCGCATTCACCCGTGCAAACGCTGCCACCTCCGTCGGTCAACACATCTATCCCAATGTGTACATGAACGACTTCCCCCTGGTGCTGCACCTGGGCATCCCCGGCGCGGCTGATCCGACCCTCGTCGAAGCGGAGATCAAGTTCGACGGCAGCGACACGGCAATCCCGCTTTCAGGCGATCTTTTTACCGGCGACCTGGGCGTGATGATTTACAAGGAAGGCGACACCCCCAAAGCGGCGACGATGGCGACCTACAACCATCGCTACTGGAAAGCCTTCGAGGGTGCGCCGGGGAAACGGCCTCAGAAGTTTTTTATCGTGGACCGATTCATCGGCGGCGACGGTGATCGTCGCAACTGGAACGAAGGAATTCACGAGCTGTCTCTGGGCGGTTTCAACGGCATCATGCTGCCCTCCAATAAGCTGATACGCGAAATGCTGCTGACCACGGGAAACCGCCGTACCGCCTGGGCGGTTTACAGCCCGCCGGGATACGTTTTCGATTACGACCCCAAGCAGGCGACCGATCTGACCAAGTGGGCGCAGGATCAAGCCAAGCCGTACCTCAGCGCCGGTTACGACGCCAAAGACATGGCAGTTTTTGCGATGGGTGACGAGCCGGGGTGGTACTACCCCGCGACGTTCAAGCAGCTCGAAGCCAACGACAAGGCAATGACGCGGTTCCACAATTACATGCGGGAACATCTCCAGGCGGATGGCATCGCGCCGCATCAGGTGAACGCGACAAACTGGGAAGAACTCAAACCCATCGGCCGCAGTGCCGCCAAGGATCTGCCGACCAAAAGGCTGTTCTACTGGACGATGCGCTTTTTCGCGTGGGACTCGTCACGCTATTACGCCGAAGCGTCCAAAGCTCTGGAAGATGCGTTTTATCCAGGACTGCCGACCTTCACGAACTGGAACTTTTTCGCCGGGCGGCTCTATGTTCCCGGCCCAGTGGCAAACAACGCGGACAAGACCAGCCCCGACGCGGCTATGGGTGGACAGGACTGGTTTGAGTTCGCACGCATGAAGGGCGGCCAGTGCCTGTGGACAGAGGACTGGTTTCATGACAGTCAGGCGTGGCAGTGGTCGTTTTACTGCGCCAAGCTGCGCTCGGCGGCAGTGCTGAGCGGTATCGAGTTCGGCGGTTATGTCATTCCCCGTACCGCGGGCGACCGTACCGACGGCATCCTTCAGAAAATTATCACCATCGCCGGCAGCGGCGGTAAGGGCATCAAATATTTTGTCTTCGGCCCCGAATACAACTTCCCCGGCAACTGCTACTCGGAAAACGTGAAAGTGCTGCCCAAGATGGCCGAGGCGCACGCGATGATCGCCGACGCGGAAGAACTGCTCTATCCCGGACGCCGACCGCGGGCACAGGTGGCGATCCTCATGCCCCGCAGTGCGCAGATGTGGGACGAGATGAACGAACCGATTGCGAAAGTCATCTCCGACGCGACAAACACCAATCTCAATGCCGGCACCGTCGATTACATGGCTGAGATTTTCGACCTCTACACCGCCCTGCAGCACGCCAACATCCCCGTTGACTTTCTTGATGAAGATTCGATGAACGAAAAAGAACTGGCTCCCTACAAGGTGCTCTACGTCACCGAGCCGGATGTCCCCGTCGAAGCGCAGCAGCAGATCGGCGAATGGACTCGCAAAGGCGGAACGCTGGTGACATTCCCCGGTGCGGCAAAGTATGACCGCTACCACGAATCATCCGAGGTGCTCAGCAACATCACGGGGCTGCGTGAGTCAGCTTATTCACGGATGCTGATGCGCAATCTCTCGACGCTCCATGCGGTCGGAGTCGGTAAGGGTGAACTGGGCGACTTCACCGCGATCGGCAAGCGGTCAGATATCGACGAGACCGACATGATGATCGGCGCGAAGTTCAACGATGGCCGCCCGGCGATCGCCCGACGCAATGTCGGCCGGGGCGAAGTGATTCACTACACCTGGTGGCCGGGGATTTCCTACGCCGCGACGCCCAAGGAGAAAAAGGACGGCCTGCCCGTCGGCTGGTCCGAGTCGATTCGACGCTGGATCGTCTTTCCGACACAGAAGGCCGGAGTAATCCGCCCGGTCGAGACCAATCGCGCACTGGTCGAAACGCCGCTGCTGTTATCCGACGGCGGCGCGGTGGTGACCATCCTCAACTGGACCGGCGAGCCGATTGAAAAGCTGGAGCTGACGGTGCGTCTGCCCTTCGATGTCAAGTCGGTCACCAGCGTCAAACAAGGCGCGGTGAAGTTCAAGCGCAGCGGTGAGGAGGTGAAGTTCACCCTGCCGGCGGGATCGGCAGATTTTGTTTTGATCCACAGGAAGTGA
- a CDS encoding PTS sugar transporter subunit IIA: MRLTEILQPACIKVPLAATVKQGAIFELIDLLAACHKLVSPEQLKEAVWSRELTRTTGIGHGIAIPHGKSAGCAQLSMAIGLTSHPLEFGAIDGRPVQIIILLASPPDQTGPHIQALARISRLLTDDRIRTAMKTAPSSDAIYKLIADHEIQDNV, encoded by the coding sequence ATGCGGCTGACCGAAATCCTTCAACCTGCGTGCATCAAAGTGCCCCTGGCCGCCACGGTCAAGCAGGGCGCGATTTTCGAGTTGATTGATCTGCTCGCCGCCTGTCACAAGCTCGTCTCACCCGAACAACTCAAAGAAGCGGTCTGGTCACGCGAGCTGACGCGCACCACGGGGATCGGTCACGGCATCGCCATTCCGCACGGTAAGAGTGCCGGTTGTGCGCAGCTGAGCATGGCGATCGGGCTGACATCACACCCGCTGGAGTTTGGTGCCATCGACGGCCGTCCGGTGCAGATCATCATCCTGCTCGCCAGCCCTCCGGACCAGACCGGCCCGCATATTCAGGCTCTGGCCCGCATCAGTCGTCTGCTCACCGATGATCGCATCCGCACCGCGATGAAAACAGCCCCGTCCAGCGATGCGATTTACAAACTCATCGCAGATCACGAGATTCAAGACAACGTGTAA
- a CDS encoding MBL fold metallo-hydrolase, producing the protein MNWRRYKRFPYNHPLSLRIADQLGRGRGRLRWFDRLSPPPPPPRRLNLQGWQRHEFAAAWIGHATVLLRLGGKTIITDPVLMNRVGLGLGVITAGSKRLFGPATSFSELPPLDLILISHAHFDHLDRPTLHRLPKSVPVIISSHNRDLVADLGFSSVTELAWGESIHIDNLKITACEVNHWGARAVLDVFRGYGGFVIEADHRRVLYGGDSAYHERFREIGKVDMAILGIGAYDPWIQSHATPEQAWTMANHAFAEHVLPIHHSTFKLSKEPPAEPIERLLDAAGTGQSRIIIRQIGEVWAG; encoded by the coding sequence GTGAACTGGCGTCGCTACAAGCGTTTTCCTTATAACCATCCGCTTTCGCTACGGATTGCCGACCAACTGGGTCGCGGGCGAGGTCGTTTGCGCTGGTTCGACCGCCTCAGCCCCCCGCCGCCACCGCCGCGTCGACTGAATTTGCAGGGCTGGCAGCGTCACGAGTTTGCCGCTGCGTGGATCGGTCACGCGACCGTACTCCTGCGGCTGGGAGGCAAAACGATCATCACCGATCCGGTTCTGATGAATCGCGTGGGTCTGGGGCTTGGGGTCATCACCGCAGGTTCCAAACGGCTCTTTGGGCCTGCGACCTCTTTCAGTGAATTGCCTCCGCTCGATCTGATCCTGATTTCCCACGCCCACTTCGATCACCTCGACCGACCGACGCTGCACCGGCTGCCCAAATCGGTGCCGGTCATCATCTCCTCACATAATCGTGATCTCGTGGCTGACCTGGGTTTTTCCAGCGTGACCGAACTGGCGTGGGGCGAATCCATCCACATCGACAACCTGAAAATCACCGCCTGTGAAGTGAACCACTGGGGCGCACGTGCCGTGCTGGATGTCTTCCGCGGTTATGGAGGCTTTGTCATCGAAGCGGATCATCGCCGAGTGCTCTACGGCGGGGACTCGGCGTACCACGAACGGTTCCGGGAAATTGGCAAAGTGGATATGGCCATCCTTGGCATTGGCGCATACGACCCGTGGATTCAGTCCCACGCCACTCCGGAGCAGGCGTGGACGATGGCGAACCACGCCTTCGCCGAACACGTGCTGCCGATCCATCACAGCACGTTCAAACTCTCCAAGGAACCGCCTGCTGAGCCGATCGAGCGATTGCTCGATGCAGCGGGTACGGGACAGAGTCGCATCATCATCCGACAGATCGGCGAAGTCTGGGCTGGTTGA